A region from the Streptomyces sp. 3214.6 genome encodes:
- a CDS encoding amidase has product MTSWAGRTAVEIAAAVREKQVTPREVVAEHLARIERLDGRIGAFRAVRARAALAEADEVAARGDLAALPLAGVPVAVKDNLAVRGESTRVGSAATPDTPAGADHVTVALLRAAGAVVVGLTNVPELCVFGTTEGVHGTARNPWDTSRTAGGSSGGSAAAVAAGMVPIALGNDGMGSLRIPAANCGLVTIKPGHGVVPAGIGDGDWFGMSENGPLATTVGDARLMLSVLAGTDADAVRAGELGALKIAVSVRSPLAGVAVSGPYTSAAREAAGVLVRAGHHVERAEPPYPLSLSMTSLAHWTAGTAVDAAPLDPRLLTRRTRVHAALGRRFMNGVRDGSARQELRRRLEPFFAEYDVLLTPALARRSPKAAAWHERGWLRNILVNTNYSPLTPPWNLTGWPAMAVPFGTLPSGAPAAVQLVGRPGSEGELLRVAEQLENLRPWRRTAPLD; this is encoded by the coding sequence GTGACCAGCTGGGCCGGCCGGACCGCCGTCGAGATCGCCGCCGCCGTGCGGGAGAAGCAGGTCACCCCGCGTGAGGTGGTGGCGGAGCATCTCGCGCGGATCGAGCGGCTGGACGGCCGGATCGGTGCGTTCCGTGCGGTGCGGGCGCGGGCGGCGCTCGCCGAGGCGGACGAGGTGGCAGCCCGCGGCGACCTGGCCGCTCTGCCGCTGGCCGGGGTTCCGGTGGCGGTCAAGGACAACCTGGCCGTGCGGGGCGAGTCCACCCGCGTCGGCTCGGCCGCGACGCCGGACACCCCGGCCGGCGCCGACCATGTCACCGTGGCCCTGCTGCGGGCGGCCGGTGCGGTGGTGGTGGGTCTGACGAACGTGCCGGAGCTGTGTGTCTTCGGCACCACGGAGGGCGTCCACGGCACCGCCCGCAACCCGTGGGACACCTCGCGCACGGCCGGCGGCTCGTCCGGCGGCAGCGCCGCCGCGGTCGCCGCCGGGATGGTGCCCATCGCGCTGGGCAACGACGGCATGGGGTCCCTGCGCATACCGGCGGCCAACTGTGGCCTGGTGACCATCAAACCGGGCCACGGCGTCGTCCCGGCCGGGATCGGGGACGGCGACTGGTTCGGGATGTCGGAGAACGGCCCGCTGGCGACGACGGTCGGGGACGCTCGGCTGATGCTCTCGGTCCTGGCCGGCACCGACGCCGACGCCGTCCGGGCCGGGGAACTGGGGGCGCTGAAGATCGCCGTCTCGGTGCGCAGCCCGCTGGCCGGGGTCGCGGTGAGCGGGCCGTACACGAGCGCGGCGCGGGAGGCGGCCGGGGTGCTGGTGCGGGCGGGACATCATGTGGAGCGGGCCGAGCCGCCGTACCCGCTGTCGCTGAGCATGACCTCGCTCGCGCACTGGACGGCGGGCACGGCGGTGGACGCCGCGCCGCTCGACCCGCGCCTGTTGACCCGGCGCACCCGGGTGCACGCGGCCCTCGGCCGGCGCTTCATGAACGGGGTGCGCGACGGCTCGGCGCGGCAGGAACTGCGCCGCCGCCTGGAGCCGTTCTTCGCGGAGTACGACGTGCTGCTCACACCGGCGCTGGCGCGACGGTCGCCGAAGGCGGCGGCGTGGCACGAGCGGGGCTGGCTGCGCAACATCCTGGTGAACACGAACTACTCGCCGCTGACCCCGCCGTGGAACCTGACCGGCTGGCCCGCGATGGCGGTGCCCTTCGGCACGCTGCCGTCGGGCGCTCCCGCGGCCGTGCAACTGGTGGGCCGGCCGGGGTCGGAGGGCGAACTGCTGCGGGTGGCGGAGCAGTTGGAGAACCTGCGTCCGTGGCGGCGGACGGCGCCGCTCGACTGA
- a CDS encoding FadR/GntR family transcriptional regulator translates to MEDTPSSAHAPRGTVTQRAIERIKAMIADGLLEPGQRLPTERDLAAQLGISRSSMREAIRALTVLGVLEARHGSGIYVTALRAGDLLETFGVVADLSRGPRLVELLQVRRILESTATALAAARITSEELAVVAGHLAAMNATDDPEEILAHDLAFHRAIATAAGNETMAAILDGLSSRTFRARVWRGYQQEGAFARTRREHAAIHRALAARDPEAARAAAAAHVGEVEEWLRAQVSL, encoded by the coding sequence GTGGAAGACACCCCGTCCAGCGCGCACGCCCCCAGGGGCACGGTGACACAGCGCGCCATCGAGCGCATCAAGGCGATGATCGCCGACGGTCTGCTGGAGCCGGGTCAGCGGCTGCCCACCGAGCGGGACCTCGCGGCGCAGCTGGGCATCTCCCGCAGTTCGATGCGTGAGGCGATCCGCGCGCTCACGGTCCTGGGCGTGCTGGAGGCCCGGCACGGTTCGGGCATCTACGTCACCGCGTTGAGGGCCGGTGATCTGCTGGAGACGTTCGGGGTGGTGGCCGACCTCTCGCGGGGTCCGCGTCTGGTCGAGTTGCTCCAGGTGCGCCGGATCCTGGAGTCGACGGCGACGGCACTGGCCGCGGCCCGCATCACCTCGGAGGAACTGGCCGTCGTGGCCGGGCACTTGGCGGCGATGAACGCCACGGACGACCCGGAGGAGATCCTCGCCCACGATCTCGCCTTCCACCGTGCGATCGCGACGGCCGCCGGCAACGAGACGATGGCGGCGATCCTGGACGGCCTGTCCTCGCGCACGTTCCGGGCCCGTGTCTGGCGCGGCTACCAGCAGGAGGGCGCGTTCGCCCGTACGCGCCGCGAGCACGCGGCGATCCACCGCGCCCTGGCCGCCCGCGACCCGGAGGCCGCGCGGGCGGCGGCGGCCGCGCACGTGGGTGAGGTGGAGGAGTGGCTGAGAGCCCAGGTGAGCCTGTGA
- a CDS encoding SDR family NAD(P)-dependent oxidoreductase: protein MSDFEGLTALVTGGGSGIGRATAQLLAERGARVAVLDLDVSGVEKPLLGYRADVGDDASVREAVAAAVTDLGGLDVLVNNAGIGAQGTVEDNDDAEWHRVLDIDVVGMVRTARAALPHLRRSAHAVIVNTCSIAATVGLPQRALYSAAKGAVYALTLAMAADHVGEGIRVNCVNPGTADTPWVGRLLDVADDPAAERAALEARQPTGRLVSAAEVAGAIAYLASPLSGATTGTSLAVDGGMQGLRLRPADPR from the coding sequence GTGAGCGACTTCGAAGGGCTGACGGCCCTGGTGACGGGGGGCGGCTCCGGCATCGGCCGGGCGACCGCACAGCTCCTGGCCGAGCGCGGCGCCCGGGTCGCCGTCCTCGACCTGGACGTGTCGGGCGTGGAAAAGCCGCTGCTCGGCTACCGGGCCGATGTCGGCGACGACGCCTCGGTGCGGGAGGCGGTCGCGGCCGCCGTCACCGACCTCGGCGGGCTGGACGTCCTGGTCAACAACGCGGGCATCGGCGCCCAGGGCACTGTGGAGGACAACGACGACGCCGAATGGCACCGCGTCCTCGACATCGACGTCGTCGGCATGGTCCGCACGGCCCGCGCCGCCCTGCCGCACCTGAGGCGCTCCGCGCACGCGGTGATCGTCAACACCTGCTCCATCGCCGCCACCGTGGGCCTGCCGCAGCGGGCCCTGTACAGCGCGGCCAAGGGCGCCGTGTACGCGCTCACCCTCGCCATGGCCGCCGACCACGTGGGTGAGGGGATCCGCGTCAACTGCGTCAACCCCGGCACCGCGGACACCCCGTGGGTCGGCCGACTGCTCGACGTGGCCGACGACCCGGCCGCCGAGCGCGCCGCCCTGGAGGCCCGCCAGCCCACCGGCCGCCTGGTCAGCGCGGCCGAAGTCGCGGGCGCCATCGCCTACTTGGCGAGCCCCCTGTCCGGCGCCACCACCGGCACCTCCCTCGCCGTCGACGGCGGCATGCAGGGCCTGCGGCTGCGCCCGGCGGACCCCCGATGA
- a CDS encoding aldo/keto reductase produces the protein MTGLGRSGVQVTALGLGAAALANLFSEVTDEQAYDTVTAAWRRGVRYFDTAPHYGLGLSERRLGAALRDFPRAQYTVSTKVGRRLEPVDPPVGDDLANGFAVPATHRRVWDFSADGVRRSLEASLERLGLDRVDIVYLHDPDDHAEQAFREGYPALEKLRSEGVVGAIGAGMNQAEMLTRFVRETDVDVVLCAGRYTLLDQRARAELLPAAVERGVSVVIGGAFNSGLLADPRPGATYNYGQAPAELLETALRMKEVADRHGVTLRAAALAFCAAHPAVASVLVGARSPAEAEDCAEQFAAPVPAALWDELRDTGLLPSQESS, from the coding sequence ATGACCGGCCTCGGCCGCAGCGGCGTGCAGGTCACCGCACTCGGCCTCGGCGCCGCGGCCCTCGCCAACCTCTTCTCCGAGGTCACCGACGAGCAGGCGTACGACACCGTGACCGCCGCCTGGCGGCGGGGCGTGCGTTACTTCGACACCGCGCCGCACTACGGGCTGGGCCTGTCGGAGCGGCGCCTCGGCGCCGCCCTGCGGGACTTCCCGCGGGCGCAGTACACGGTCTCCACGAAGGTCGGCCGCCGTCTGGAACCCGTGGACCCGCCGGTCGGCGACGACCTGGCCAACGGCTTCGCGGTGCCCGCCACCCATCGGCGGGTGTGGGACTTCAGCGCCGACGGCGTACGCCGCTCCCTGGAGGCATCCCTCGAACGGCTCGGTCTCGACCGCGTCGACATCGTGTACCTGCACGACCCCGACGACCACGCCGAACAGGCCTTCCGCGAGGGCTATCCCGCCCTGGAGAAGCTGCGCTCGGAGGGGGTGGTGGGCGCGATCGGCGCCGGGATGAACCAGGCCGAGATGCTCACCCGGTTCGTCCGCGAGACCGACGTGGACGTGGTGCTCTGCGCGGGCCGCTACACCCTGCTCGACCAGCGCGCCCGCGCCGAACTGCTGCCCGCGGCCGTCGAACGGGGCGTGTCGGTGGTCATCGGCGGCGCCTTCAACTCGGGCCTGCTGGCCGACCCGAGGCCCGGAGCGACGTACAACTACGGGCAGGCGCCGGCCGAGTTGCTGGAGACGGCCCTGCGTATGAAGGAGGTCGCCGACCGGCACGGCGTCACCCTGCGCGCCGCCGCCCTGGCCTTCTGCGCCGCCCATCCGGCGGTCGCGAGCGTCCTGGTCGGCGCCCGCTCGCCGGCCGAGGCCGAGGACTGCGCCGAGCAGTTCGCCGCCCCCGTCCCGGCCGCCCTCTGGGACGAGCTGCGGGACACCGGTCTGTTGCCCTCCCAGGAGTCGTCATGA
- a CDS encoding L-rhamnose mutarotase, which translates to MRIALHTKVRTDRIAEYEAAHREVPKELTDAIRAAGATSWTIWRSGTDLFHVLECEDYARLLAELEKLPVNMVWQARMAELLDVVHDYSDEGAGAGLPVVWELP; encoded by the coding sequence ATGAGGATCGCCCTGCACACCAAGGTCCGCACCGACCGGATCGCCGAGTACGAGGCCGCGCACCGGGAGGTGCCGAAGGAACTCACGGACGCCATCCGAGCGGCCGGTGCCACCTCCTGGACGATCTGGCGCAGCGGCACCGATCTGTTCCACGTCCTGGAGTGCGAGGACTACGCACGCCTCCTCGCCGAGCTGGAGAAGCTGCCGGTCAACATGGTGTGGCAGGCGCGGATGGCCGAGCTGCTCGACGTGGTGCACGACTACTCCGACGAGGGAGCCGGCGCGGGCCTGCCGGTCGTCTGGGAGCTGCCATGA
- a CDS encoding amidohydrolase family protein: MTVDAHHHVWDLSVRDQDWIAEGSPLRRDFAVEDLLPEARAAGVDRTVLVQTVTVAEETPEFLALAAGHGLIAGVVGWTDLTRPDVADELARLRELPGGRYLKGVRHQVQGEPDPEWLLRADVRRALAAVADAGLVYDLIVLPHQLPACTKAAAALPELTFVLDHLGKPPIASGALEPWALDIRTLAALPNTVCKFSGMVTEADPSSWSVHDLRPYAHTVLEAFGPARLMFGSDWPVCTPTASYGEVVDVARKLIDPQDHAQIFEATAVRVYDL; the protein is encoded by the coding sequence ATGACCGTCGACGCCCACCATCACGTCTGGGACCTGTCGGTGCGGGACCAGGACTGGATCGCCGAAGGCAGCCCGCTGCGGCGGGACTTCGCCGTCGAGGACCTGTTGCCCGAGGCCCGCGCGGCCGGGGTCGACCGTACCGTCCTCGTCCAGACGGTCACCGTGGCCGAGGAGACCCCCGAGTTCCTCGCCCTCGCGGCCGGGCACGGGCTGATCGCGGGCGTCGTCGGGTGGACCGACCTGACCCGCCCGGACGTCGCCGACGAACTGGCCCGGCTGCGGGAGCTCCCCGGCGGCCGGTACCTCAAGGGCGTCCGGCACCAGGTCCAGGGCGAGCCGGACCCGGAGTGGCTGCTGCGGGCCGACGTACGGCGCGCTCTCGCCGCCGTCGCTGACGCGGGGCTGGTCTACGACCTGATCGTGCTGCCCCACCAGCTACCGGCCTGCACCAAGGCGGCCGCCGCCCTGCCCGAACTCACCTTCGTCCTCGACCACTTGGGAAAGCCGCCCATCGCCTCCGGAGCGCTGGAGCCCTGGGCCCTCGACATCAGGACCCTCGCCGCGCTGCCCAACACGGTCTGCAAGTTCTCCGGCATGGTCACCGAGGCCGACCCCTCCTCCTGGAGCGTCCACGACCTGCGCCCGTACGCCCACACGGTGCTGGAGGCCTTCGGACCGGCCCGGTTGATGTTCGGCTCGGACTGGCCGGTGTGCACGCCGACCGCGTCGTACGGCGAAGTCGTCGACGTGGCACGGAAGTTGATCGACCCACAAGACCACGCCCAGATCTTCGAGGCCACGGCCGTGCGCGTCTACGACCTCTGA
- a CDS encoding lipase maturation factor family protein: MDWFTAPEYWLSRLVFQRALAGVYLVAFLTAAWQFRALLGERGMLPIPRFVERVPFRAAPSLFQLRYSDRLFAAVAWTGCAVSAALLAGLDGRLPLWAGMAMWLVPWALYLSIVNVGQTWYSFGWESLLLETGFLAVFLGNDQVDPPVLVLFLVRWVLFRVEFGAGLIKMRGDACWRKLTCLYHHHETQPMPGPLSWFFHHLPKPLHRIEVAANHFTQLVVPFLLFTPQPVATAAASLMILTQLWLVLSGNFSWLNWIAIVLAVPALALPTGHRSGPVAPLWFEIVVLAAAALLLFLSYHPVVNMLSRRQVMNRSFDPLHLVNTYGAFGSVSRIRYEVVVEGTLDDVPREESDWREYEFKGKPGDPRRWPRQFAPYHLRLDWLMWFAALSPAYAGPWFGAMVERLLENDRDTLRLLRRSPFPPDEPPRHIRARLFRYRYTTWRELRETGACWERTYVREYLPPTRLARVSQRS; encoded by the coding sequence GTGGACTGGTTCACCGCACCCGAGTACTGGCTGAGCCGGCTGGTCTTCCAGCGGGCCCTGGCCGGTGTGTACCTGGTCGCGTTCCTGACGGCGGCGTGGCAGTTCCGGGCGCTGCTGGGTGAGCGCGGGATGCTGCCGATCCCCCGCTTCGTCGAGCGGGTGCCGTTCCGGGCGGCCCCGAGCCTGTTCCAGCTGCGCTACTCCGACCGTCTCTTCGCCGCGGTGGCCTGGACGGGCTGCGCGGTGTCGGCGGCGCTGCTGGCGGGGCTGGACGGCCGGCTGCCGCTCTGGGCCGGGATGGCGATGTGGCTGGTGCCGTGGGCGCTGTACCTGTCGATCGTGAACGTCGGTCAGACCTGGTACTCGTTCGGCTGGGAGTCCCTGCTGCTGGAGACGGGCTTCCTCGCCGTGTTCCTCGGCAACGACCAGGTGGACCCGCCGGTTCTCGTGCTCTTCCTGGTGCGCTGGGTCCTGTTCCGGGTCGAGTTCGGCGCCGGCCTGATCAAGATGCGGGGCGACGCCTGCTGGCGGAAGCTGACCTGTCTCTACCACCACCACGAGACCCAGCCGATGCCCGGCCCGCTGAGCTGGTTCTTCCACCACCTGCCCAAGCCGCTGCACCGGATCGAGGTGGCCGCGAACCACTTCACCCAACTCGTGGTGCCGTTCCTGTTGTTCACCCCGCAGCCGGTCGCCACGGCAGCCGCGTCCCTGATGATCCTCACCCAGTTGTGGCTGGTGCTGTCGGGCAACTTCTCGTGGCTGAACTGGATCGCCATCGTCCTGGCCGTGCCCGCGCTCGCCCTCCCCACCGGCCATCGGTCGGGCCCCGTCGCACCGCTCTGGTTCGAGATCGTGGTCCTCGCCGCGGCAGCGCTTCTGCTGTTCCTCAGCTACCACCCGGTGGTCAACATGCTCTCCCGTCGCCAGGTGATGAACCGCTCCTTCGACCCGCTGCACCTGGTCAACACCTACGGCGCGTTCGGCAGCGTGAGCCGGATCCGCTACGAGGTGGTGGTCGAGGGCACCCTCGACGACGTGCCGCGCGAGGAGTCCGACTGGCGGGAGTACGAGTTCAAGGGCAAACCGGGCGATCCGCGGCGCTGGCCGCGTCAGTTCGCCCCCTACCATCTGCGCCTGGACTGGCTGATGTGGTTCGCCGCGCTCTCCCCCGCGTACGCCGGGCCGTGGTTCGGCGCGATGGTGGAGCGGTTGCTGGAGAACGACCGCGACACCCTGAGACTGCTACGCCGTTCCCCGTTCCCGCCCGACGAGCCGCCGCGCCACATCCGCGCCCGCCTCTTCCGCTACCGCTACACGACCTGGCGTGAGCTGCGGGAGACGGGCGCATGCTGGGAGCGGACGTATGTGCGGGAGTATCTGCCGCCGACCCGGCTGGCCAGGGTCTCTCAGAGGTCGTAG
- a CDS encoding SpoIIE family protein phosphatase, whose protein sequence is MVDRAASALSLPDDWPAHPDPILALNRMGSFDWDLDTGLFHMDARAHEIFDLRPEEYDGDPNSLAVRVPPVEASRLDEVIAQAIKDGSENYGAYFRMRLRDGTPRWTHTQGYIRRDDTGRPRRIVGIVRDASDELSDLAARTEETTLDDARREQTNVVQLTTAALAHARTVQDVIDVLKDTHGLTHLGATSLVMGLVEAGRIRLIAEGPEGSFVPGTLVTRIDEPYPMSEVVRTLTPRFIESPQEFAGGYPVLWPHLTDLKITSAAYLPLIVQARPIGAMGLLYSDRHGFTPEERNILVALGSSIAQSLQRAMFYEQERDIAQGLQQAMLPRTIPSVAGADVAVRYRAATIGGSLGRGIGGDWYDLIPLPGGRVGAVIGDVQGHDTHAAAVMGQLRIVLRAYAAEGHTPATVMARASVFLHELDTDRFATCLYAEADLSTGVVQVVRAGHIDPLLRAPDGTCRRISVPGGLPLGLSAEFGSLQYPVGTVELDPGHTLLLYTDGLVEQPGADVDDGMRALAAMVAAGPGDVRKLADQLIEVAEERGGDDDVALLLLRRRGPDTPQAGNRLQQHVAPGDPEALAEARHMIRAAVRAWGAGDRSDEIELVADELITNALMHTEGAAIVTVRVVTGGERRLRVEVEDSSSALPRRREAGESGVSGRGLLLVDLLSDAWGVEARGGGKCVWCEFVVREPR, encoded by the coding sequence ATGGTTGATCGGGCAGCGAGCGCCCTGTCCCTCCCGGACGACTGGCCCGCCCACCCGGACCCGATCCTGGCGCTCAACCGGATGGGCAGCTTCGACTGGGACCTGGACACCGGGCTGTTCCACATGGACGCCCGGGCCCACGAGATCTTCGACCTGCGGCCCGAGGAGTACGACGGCGACCCCAACTCCCTCGCCGTGCGGGTCCCACCGGTCGAGGCCAGCCGGCTGGACGAGGTGATCGCCCAGGCCATCAAGGACGGCAGCGAGAACTACGGCGCCTACTTCCGGATGCGGCTGCGCGACGGCACCCCGCGCTGGACCCACACCCAGGGCTACATCCGGCGCGACGACACGGGCCGCCCGCGCCGCATCGTCGGCATCGTGCGCGACGCGTCCGACGAGCTGAGCGACCTCGCCGCCCGCACCGAGGAGACCACCCTCGACGACGCGCGCCGCGAACAGACCAACGTCGTCCAGCTCACCACGGCGGCCCTGGCCCACGCCCGCACCGTGCAGGACGTCATCGACGTCCTGAAGGACACCCACGGCCTCACGCATCTCGGCGCGACCAGCCTCGTCATGGGTCTGGTCGAGGCCGGCCGGATCCGGCTGATCGCCGAGGGGCCGGAGGGCAGCTTCGTGCCCGGCACACTGGTCACCCGGATCGACGAGCCGTACCCGATGAGCGAGGTCGTGCGCACCCTCACCCCCCGCTTCATCGAGTCACCGCAGGAGTTCGCCGGCGGCTACCCCGTCCTGTGGCCGCACCTCACCGATCTGAAGATCACCTCCGCGGCCTATCTGCCGCTCATCGTGCAGGCCCGGCCCATCGGCGCGATGGGCCTGCTCTACAGCGACCGGCACGGCTTCACCCCGGAGGAGCGCAACATCCTCGTCGCGCTCGGCAGCAGCATCGCGCAGAGCCTGCAACGGGCCATGTTCTACGAGCAGGAGAGGGACATCGCCCAGGGCCTCCAGCAGGCCATGCTGCCGCGCACCATCCCCAGCGTCGCCGGCGCCGACGTCGCCGTCCGCTACCGTGCCGCCACCATCGGCGGCTCGCTGGGCCGCGGCATCGGCGGCGACTGGTACGACCTGATCCCGCTGCCCGGCGGGCGGGTCGGAGCCGTCATCGGCGACGTCCAGGGCCACGACACGCACGCCGCCGCCGTCATGGGCCAGCTGCGCATCGTCCTGAGGGCCTACGCGGCCGAGGGCCACACCCCGGCCACCGTGATGGCCCGGGCCTCCGTCTTCCTGCACGAGCTCGACACCGACCGCTTCGCCACCTGCCTGTACGCGGAGGCCGACCTGTCCACCGGGGTCGTCCAAGTGGTCCGCGCGGGACACATCGATCCCCTGCTGCGTGCTCCCGACGGGACCTGCCGGCGCATCTCCGTGCCCGGCGGGCTGCCGCTCGGTCTGTCCGCCGAGTTCGGCAGCCTCCAGTACCCGGTCGGCACCGTCGAGCTCGACCCCGGCCACACTCTGCTGCTGTACACCGACGGTCTGGTCGAGCAGCCCGGCGCCGACGTCGACGACGGCATGCGGGCCCTCGCCGCCATGGTCGCCGCGGGACCGGGGGACGTGCGCAAGCTCGCCGACCAGCTCATCGAGGTCGCCGAGGAACGCGGCGGGGACGACGACGTCGCCCTGCTCCTGCTGCGCCGGCGCGGCCCGGACACCCCGCAGGCGGGGAACCGGCTCCAGCAGCATGTGGCGCCCGGCGACCCGGAGGCCCTCGCCGAGGCCCGGCACATGATCCGGGCGGCCGTCCGCGCCTGGGGCGCCGGGGACCGCTCCGACGAGATCGAACTGGTCGCCGACGAACTGATCACCAACGCGCTCATGCACACCGAGGGCGCGGCGATCGTCACCGTGCGGGTGGTCACCGGCGGCGAGCGCCGGCTGCGGGTCGAGGTCGAGGACTCCTCCAGCGCCCTGCCGCGCCGCCGTGAGGCCGGCGAGTCGGGTGTCTCGGGGCGCGGTCTGCTGCTGGTGGACCTGCTCAGCGACGCGTGGGGCGTGGAGGCGCGGGGCGGCGGCAAGTGCGTGTGGTGCGAGTTCGTCGTACGCGAGCCCCGGTGA
- a CDS encoding Fpg/Nei family DNA glycosylase, producing MPELPEVEALKDFLTEHLVGHEIVRVLPVAINVLKTYDPPVTAVEGQQVTAVHRHGKFLDLTAGDGLHLVTHLARAGWLHWKDRLPDGPPRPGKGPLALRVALETGAGFDLTEAGTQKRLAVYVVRDPQQVPGVARLGPDPLAADFDEPRLAALLAAERHRLKGVLRDQSLIAGVGNAYSDEILHAARMSPFKLAASLTPEETHILYEALRTTLTAAVERSRGVAAGRLKAEKKSGLRVHGRTGEPCPVCGDTVREVSFSDSSLQYCPTCQTGGKPLADRRMSRLLK from the coding sequence ATGCCGGAACTCCCCGAGGTGGAAGCGCTCAAGGACTTCCTGACCGAGCATCTCGTCGGCCACGAGATCGTGCGCGTGCTGCCCGTCGCGATCAACGTGCTGAAGACGTACGACCCGCCCGTCACCGCCGTCGAGGGGCAGCAGGTCACCGCCGTGCACCGGCACGGCAAGTTCCTCGACCTGACGGCCGGCGACGGGCTGCACCTCGTCACACACCTCGCCCGCGCCGGCTGGCTGCACTGGAAGGACCGCCTGCCCGACGGGCCGCCGCGCCCCGGCAAGGGCCCCCTCGCGCTGCGGGTCGCCCTGGAGACGGGGGCGGGCTTCGACCTCACGGAGGCCGGCACCCAGAAGCGGCTCGCGGTGTACGTCGTGCGCGACCCGCAACAGGTGCCCGGCGTCGCCCGGCTGGGCCCCGACCCGCTCGCCGCCGACTTCGACGAGCCCCGCCTGGCCGCACTCCTCGCCGCGGAGCGGCACCGACTCAAGGGCGTCCTGCGCGACCAGAGCCTGATCGCGGGTGTCGGCAACGCCTACAGCGACGAGATCCTGCACGCGGCGAGAATGTCCCCCTTCAAGCTCGCGGCGTCCCTCACGCCCGAGGAGACCCACATCCTCTACGAGGCCCTGCGCACGACGCTCACGGCGGCGGTGGAGCGTTCGCGAGGTGTGGCGGCGGGGCGGCTCAAGGCGGAGAAGAAGAGCGGCCTGCGGGTCCACGGCCGCACCGGCGAACCCTGCCCGGTGTGCGGCGACACCGTCCGCGAGGTCTCCTTCAGTGACTCCTCGCTCCAGTACTGCCCCACCTGCCAGACGGGCGGCAAGCCGCTGGCGGACCGGCGGATGTCGCGCCTGCTGAAGTAG